In a genomic window of Halorussus salilacus:
- a CDS encoding N-6 DNA methylase, protein MSSTPKEQRFHSLLYSALYRYVENNDTKFCEVTIEKDVEGRRADIHIDSNLTGSLVIEVKRDDISPYDKEVIKQARDYTEDLGGDFFATCNSNDFYLFNYSGEIELQNVPYNYANLRPVNLSNPELDGFVPQLLASIDHLYQHEELPEQERKEQVVGLLRTFHSTIWPAYRELAHQKYESNEKFINLFDDWVRENDFTGLTTNEQLETAAKQYAYLLTNKILFYEVVREQTPYPIEPSDGNKLDSLVGESSLDFLDEHIRRRFEEIIEKIDYEPIFRNSDLFEQFPHNKKTLQKIQSLAANIEQRKISGIDEDLLGDVFEELIPESERKKLGQYYTPPTIADAVSKWVLDAPVEHELPEILDPASGSGTFPVEVYTELTRDSPDATHQHILDSITAIDINKFPLHLTALNLASQNIEEEIDTLHAYHASFFDIDPDSTMLSSVRLDNRDTGEVGYFDGVVGNPPYIRNRDIPDKDAFRAHLSRLGPENRSPYLDGSKKLSKKSDAYVYFVTHATQFLRDGGRLGFVIPPKWMSVRYGMDFQQFLFDHYRLHAVVVFAERAFEDAFVDTCLLLIERCDNEELRRETTTQFVRVQDEMEPVDLYDTVTYGMALEQEPIDVRTRPNYRAVGIRQGYLADTGPRKIGYYLDAPLKLINLIERDDFVPVSEFVDVSYGQKTGANRWFLLDQDEAHQRGIADRFLSPVVKSIKGMDSEVFDTEDADTYIIDVHDYVEEIKRETREFGEDTRLVEDVKNALKRDGYTGLLQYIHEGENNGEHDGSTCASRPVWFDLGEQTPPELFHPRFFKWRLFTVVNRAGALTTDAVQCVQVKPEFDSKVVTGVMNSSLYAAAVECWGRVEGNGVLQLMTYETKSVPVPDIRKFGDEACDAIRDATDALLAGEEGAEEQLNEAVLDAVGVEEIAPDELREMRQVMTHQRLDGEFESEVMLRDLDAATEWSAEYFGRENTGGASTLDDFS, encoded by the coding sequence ATGTCTAGTACACCGAAGGAACAGCGATTCCATAGTCTTCTCTATTCGGCGCTTTATCGATACGTGGAGAATAACGATACGAAGTTCTGCGAAGTCACCATCGAGAAGGACGTTGAGGGCCGACGAGCAGACATTCATATCGATAGCAATCTCACTGGAAGCCTCGTTATCGAGGTCAAACGAGACGACATCTCTCCGTATGACAAAGAAGTCATCAAACAGGCCCGTGACTACACCGAAGACCTCGGTGGTGATTTCTTCGCGACGTGCAACAGTAATGACTTCTACCTCTTCAACTACAGCGGTGAAATCGAACTCCAGAACGTACCCTATAATTACGCGAATCTCCGCCCGGTCAACCTTTCGAACCCGGAACTCGACGGGTTCGTCCCACAGCTTCTCGCCAGCATCGATCACCTCTACCAACACGAGGAACTCCCCGAGCAAGAACGGAAAGAGCAGGTCGTCGGTCTCCTTCGAACCTTCCACTCGACGATCTGGCCCGCTTACAGAGAACTCGCACACCAGAAATACGAAAGCAATGAAAAATTCATCAATCTCTTCGACGATTGGGTTCGGGAAAACGACTTCACCGGTCTCACTACGAACGAACAGTTAGAAACCGCAGCGAAGCAGTATGCGTACCTCTTGACGAATAAAATCCTGTTCTACGAAGTCGTCCGAGAGCAAACGCCATACCCTATCGAACCCAGCGACGGGAACAAACTCGACTCGCTCGTCGGTGAGTCGAGTCTCGATTTCCTCGATGAACACATCCGCCGCCGGTTCGAGGAAATAATCGAGAAGATCGACTACGAACCCATCTTCCGGAACAGTGACCTGTTCGAACAGTTCCCGCACAACAAGAAAACCCTCCAGAAAATCCAGTCGCTCGCGGCGAACATCGAACAACGAAAGATATCCGGAATCGACGAAGACCTACTGGGCGACGTATTCGAAGAGCTCATTCCGGAGAGCGAACGCAAAAAACTCGGCCAGTACTACACCCCACCGACGATAGCCGATGCTGTCTCAAAATGGGTGCTCGACGCACCAGTGGAACACGAACTTCCCGAAATCCTCGACCCCGCTAGCGGTAGCGGAACGTTCCCCGTCGAGGTGTACACCGAACTGACGCGCGATTCCCCGGATGCCACACATCAACACATTCTTGACTCGATCACCGCAATCGACATCAACAAATTTCCGCTCCATCTCACTGCGTTGAATCTCGCGAGTCAGAATATCGAAGAAGAGATCGATACGTTGCACGCCTACCACGCGTCATTCTTCGACATCGACCCGGACTCGACGATGCTGTCGTCCGTCCGCCTCGATAACCGCGATACCGGGGAAGTCGGGTACTTCGACGGCGTCGTCGGGAACCCCCCGTACATCCGGAACCGCGACATCCCGGACAAAGACGCATTCAGAGCCCACCTCTCACGATTAGGGCCGGAGAACCGGTCGCCGTACCTCGACGGGTCGAAGAAACTCAGCAAGAAAAGCGATGCATACGTGTACTTCGTCACGCACGCCACACAGTTCCTCAGAGACGGTGGGCGGCTTGGGTTCGTCATTCCGCCGAAGTGGATGAGCGTCCGGTACGGAATGGACTTTCAGCAGTTCCTGTTCGATCACTACCGTCTCCACGCAGTCGTCGTATTCGCGGAACGAGCGTTCGAAGACGCGTTCGTTGACACCTGTCTTCTCCTCATCGAACGGTGTGACAACGAGGAACTGCGGCGGGAGACCACCACGCAGTTCGTTCGCGTCCAAGACGAGATGGAGCCCGTCGACCTGTACGATACGGTGACGTACGGGATGGCACTCGAACAGGAGCCCATAGACGTTCGGACACGACCAAATTACCGCGCCGTCGGAATCAGGCAAGGCTACCTCGCGGATACCGGTCCGAGGAAAATCGGGTACTACCTCGACGCGCCGCTCAAACTCATCAATCTGATCGAACGCGACGATTTCGTTCCGGTCAGCGAATTCGTCGATGTGTCGTACGGACAGAAGACCGGTGCGAACCGGTGGTTCCTGCTCGACCAAGACGAGGCCCACCAGCGGGGTATCGCAGACCGGTTCTTGAGCCCGGTCGTGAAAAGTATCAAAGGTATGGATTCGGAAGTATTCGATACCGAAGACGCAGATACGTACATCATCGACGTGCATGACTACGTCGAGGAAATCAAACGCGAGACTCGGGAGTTCGGTGAGGATACACGATTAGTGGAAGATGTCAAGAATGCGTTGAAGCGCGATGGGTACACCGGACTGTTGCAGTACATCCATGAGGGGGAAAACAACGGTGAGCACGACGGGAGTACGTGTGCATCTCGCCCGGTGTGGTTCGATCTCGGCGAGCAAACCCCGCCAGAGCTCTTCCATCCGCGGTTCTTCAAGTGGCGTTTGTTTACAGTCGTGAACCGCGCTGGAGCGCTGACTACCGACGCGGTGCAGTGCGTACAGGTCAAGCCGGAGTTCGACTCGAAAGTCGTCACGGGGGTGATGAACTCTAGTCTGTACGCTGCGGCCGTCGAGTGCTGGGGACGCGTCGAAGGGAACGGTGTGCTACAACTGATGACGTACGAAACCAAGAGTGTCCCGGTACCTGATATCCGAAAATTCGGTGACGAAGCATGTGATGCGATTCGGGACGCGACGGACGCATTACTGGCCGGTGAAGAAGGCGCGGAAGAGCAGCTCAACGAGGCGGTGCTCGATGCAGTCGGGGTCGAGGAGATTGCGCCGGACGAACTCCGGGAGATGCGTCAGGTCATGACCCACCAACGGTTAGACGGCGAGTTCGAATCAGAAGTGATGCTTCGGGACCTCGATGCCGCAACCGAATGGTCGGCCGAGTACTTCGGTCGAGAAAACACAGGCGGGGCGAGTACATTGGACGACTTCTCGTAA
- a CDS encoding universal stress protein: MAQTILVPHDGSEDADEALRYAMEQFPDDELVVFHVVEPFPDHVAAATEDDPGDWETEADRLAAEVFDDIRSRVGDAPFRAEWRYGRPKHEIVHFAEDNDVDQIVMGSHGRDGMSRILLGSIAEVVCRRAPVPVTVVR, translated from the coding sequence ATGGCCCAAACCATCCTCGTCCCCCACGACGGGAGCGAAGACGCAGACGAGGCGTTGCGATACGCGATGGAACAGTTCCCCGACGACGAACTCGTCGTCTTCCACGTCGTCGAACCGTTCCCGGACCACGTCGCCGCCGCGACCGAGGACGACCCCGGCGACTGGGAGACCGAGGCCGACCGGCTCGCGGCCGAGGTGTTCGACGACATCCGCTCGCGGGTCGGCGACGCGCCGTTCCGCGCCGAGTGGCGCTACGGGCGGCCGAAACACGAGATCGTCCACTTCGCCGAGGACAACGACGTCGACCAGATCGTGATGGGTAGCCACGGCCGGGACGGGATGTCGCGCATCCTGCTCGGGAGCATCGCGGAGGTCGTCTGCCGCCGGGCACCGGTCCCGGTCACGGTGGTCCGGTAA
- a CDS encoding DUF6789 family protein — translation MDGEEPRVSADVGTETEETAEPDFDHLTGIVTDGLIGAVGGLVGTGALTVGLLIASSLGAFELKSFATLAELTGLNVLFESNPAAVGYVLFLLTGMVMWPLLFASIGSYLPGEKFATKGIPYGFVLWTGFAPAFYEGYTGLALGLYLVLTLGAHFSYGFTLGAVFDYLGNRPETLV, via the coding sequence ATGGATGGGGAGGAACCGAGGGTTTCCGCAGACGTGGGTACCGAGACCGAAGAGACCGCCGAACCGGACTTCGATCACCTGACCGGCATCGTGACCGACGGCCTCATCGGTGCGGTCGGCGGGCTGGTGGGGACCGGCGCGCTGACCGTCGGACTGCTCATCGCGTCGTCGCTCGGCGCGTTCGAGTTAAAATCCTTCGCCACGCTCGCCGAACTCACCGGGCTCAACGTGCTGTTCGAGTCCAATCCCGCCGCGGTCGGCTACGTCCTGTTCCTGCTGACCGGGATGGTGATGTGGCCGCTGTTGTTCGCGTCCATCGGGTCGTACCTACCGGGCGAGAAGTTCGCCACGAAGGGGATTCCGTACGGATTCGTGCTGTGGACGGGGTTCGCACCCGCGTTCTACGAGGGGTACACCGGGCTGGCGCTGGGGCTGTACCTGGTGCTGACGCTTGGCGCGCACTTCTCGTACGGCTTCACGCTCGGCGCGGTGTTCGACTACCTCGGGAACCGCCCGGAGACCCTGGTGTAG